A region of the bacterium genome:
ATTTTGACCCCCTTTTTTTGGCTAAGATAAGCCATCACCGTGCGCATTTTTTCCTTAAATGTATTAAGCATACCACCCCCCCTTAAAATTGCGCACGAAAAATTTAATTTTCTAAATGCAGAATTCTTCCAATTGAAAACTTTTCCGAAGCTATTTTTACTTCCTCTAAAGAAAAAGTTTTAACTAAATTTGGAACTTCAAAATTAATTATTCAGTAAACCAAATGAAAAACTAAACTGCGAAGAATTTTAAATTCCAAAACTTTTCTTAAAATTTTAGAAAAGTTTTCTCCATCTTTTCTAAAATTTAGAATTATTGCTGCTACCTTTCCTTTTGGATCAGAAATAAATTCATCTAATTCTTTTTTCATTTTTAAAACTTCTAATTCTTTTTCATTTCTTGCAGTTAGAGTTTCATCTGGATCAAGTTTCCAAATAGAGTTTTCTAAATCAAATTTAACTTTAACTGGGAATTCTTGGTGATTTCTTTTTACTTTCTCACAAATTTTACAAACAGAATAATATCCATCTTTTTTAGAAGAATCTTTTCTAAAATTTTCAATAGAAAGCCATTGATTGCATTTAGAACATTTTTTAGTTGTCATCTTTAATCACCTCCCTCCCTTTCTTATTTTTACGAGTTATTATTCGCTTATTTAGAATTTCTAATTTTGGTTTACAGTTGAAGATTTGCCAGGGACCTCCTGAACAACAATGCCCGAAGATCGGACAAGAAAGGACAGGATATTTCTTTATTTCTTCTTCTGTTAAAAGAGGCATTAATTCTATACAATGCTCCCATAAACAAAGAGTATATTTTTGCTTTTTCCAATTCTTATTAGGAAAAAACTTTTCACAATATTCTGATCTTGCTTCTTCAGCTGTTATTATTTGCTTAGACATAATTCACCTCCCTTCTTTAGTCTCTCATCTCCGCCCCAAGGTTGCTGAAATAGACATTTGACTTTCGTCTATCTTCTAAATCTGGCCAAAGGGGCAGACAAAAGAAACTAAAATTTTAAATTTCTTTTTCATTTTGTATGGCTTCATATCTTAATTTTTCTTCTAAAAATTCTTCTTTTTCTTTATCAGAAAGTTTATAGCTTATCTCTTCAACTTTCTCTGCTTTTTCTTCTAAATTTTTTAAATTATCTTCCATCTTTTTTCCAAGAGTTACAAATCTCTTAGTAAAATCTCTAATCTTTTTAACTAAAGGATATTTCTTTTCTTCTTCTTTATATTCTTGTCAAGTTTTCATAAATTTTTTATTCATTTTTTTACACCTCCCTTCTTAAAAATAAAAAAAGACTAATTATAAAATTAGTCTTGCATATTTTTTTGATTTATTATAAACTCAATAATAGAAATAAAAGAAATTCCTTTGAAAGACCTTTTGATTTTAGCTGTTTTACCTCTAAACATAAAACTCGGTATAGAACCGAGTTTCAATAAATTTTGTGAATTTTCTAGCTTTAAAAGTTATCCACAGACTATCGCCCCAGTGGCAGAAGCGCTAGAATAACGCCGCAGACAAGTTTTTGGCTTATTTTAGCCAAAAAAGCCAGGTTTCACAAAATAATTAGAAACTCAATTCTAGTTAATTTTAATCTCTACTTATAGTATACACCTTTAGAAAATCTTTGTCAATATTTTTTGATGAGTTTTTTTAGCGTTTTCTTTCTCTATTCCGACATAAACTCTTAAAGTTGTTCGTTCACTTTTATGCCGACAAAGATATTGAGTATCTTTTAAATTAGCTCCATTCCGAATTAAATGTGTAGCAAAACTTTTTCGGAAGATATGATGACAGATATGTTTCTTTAATCCTAAATTTTTAGTATGAGTTCTTAAAAAACCTCTGGCAGTAACTGAAAGAAGTCTTCCTCTACCAGAGACGAAAAGTGCTTCTAAATTATCTTTTCTTCTTTTAAGATATTTTTTGATCCAAGATAAACTACGATCAGTAAAATAAACTTTTTCTTTTTCTTTACTTTTGATATTTTTAATTACTGCTTCTTTTTTCTCCCAGTCAATGTCTTTTTTATTTAAAGTAATTGCTTCTCCAATTCGCATTCCTGTATCCAGCAAAACTTCCATTAAAGCTCTAGTTCTTAAACTAGCTAAATCATCTGTTTTAATAGAATCTCTAAGTAGATTTATTTCATCTAAAGTTAAGTATTCTACAGGCAATTGAGGCATTTTGGGGATTTCAATATCCCGATAATCAAAAGGTAATTTAACTCCGTTATCTTTTAGAAATTTCAAAAAGTTTCTCCAAACACAAGCTGCTCTTTGAGGACCATACTCCCCATGTGCTTTTCCACCTTCAACTATCGCTGCGGTATCAGCCAGCTTTAGATTAGAAATTTTTTTATCTTTTAATAACATAGATTAAGAATTTTTCTCAAATTTCATTTCTTGTTCATCTGATAATTCAGCATGGCTAATTGCTCCATAAATAAATCTTCCGTGTTCTGTAATTGTCTTTTCTGTTAATCCTTTTTTCCGCAAATACTCCAAATAATCTTTGAAGAAATCCTTAATCTGATAGTCTTCAGTTTTCATATAACACCTCACAGTTGCTATAAAAGCCTTGCTAAAAACTTTATAGCGTGTTATAATATAAATAGGCATAAGGGATAGGAGCTTCTATCCTCTTATTGCCAGCTGTCCAGTCACTCGCAGTGCTGGGCAGCTTTTTTCTGACCTTGATATTCTATCTTAGCACAAATAAAAATCTTGTCAAGGGTCTTATTTTTTGAATTGTTTAGTTATGTCTACTATTCCCTGCGAAGCAAGATATGCAATCACTACTTTGATAAAATCATTCATAATCTCTTCTGAAATTCCTGCTCCAAAAGCATTGGCAATCAAAAGTGCCAAAGTCAAAAGAGTAATCACAAATTTCTTGCTTCTGAAAGTGGAATAGTTAACGACCTTTGTGTTAGTCATATTATTTATAATAATTAATTAAAAAACCTATTATTACAGCTCCTAAAACTCCAATAATCCACCAAATAAGTTTATCTATTTTTCCATAAAAAGCTGTAATATGTTTATCAAATCTTTTTGAGAGTTCTTTAAAAGCTATTTCTAAAGCAGTTAATCTCTCATGAATTTCAATTTTATTTTTGAGATTGTTTTTCATATTGTTTTAAATATTCTGGAAAAGTTAGATATAACCATTTATTGCCATATTTCCCTTCAAAAACAGCCTCATATGGCCAATAAAATCTTAAAGCTGTTACTTCTTTTGGAGAAGGAGCTCTTTTTATTTTTGCCCAAAGCCAGGGATTTGTTACGACCTTTAATTCTTTTAAATAATCAACCCAACGACGAGGATAATTATAATAATCATCCACAGGATATCTTTCCTCAAGATCTAGACTAACCCAAGCATCCCAAATTTTATGTCTCCCTTCAGCAATAAAGAAATAACCATTCATTGGTCCCCAATTTTCCCCCCAGCTATTTTTTGCTTTAAATAAATCTTTATCCCAGCCGACAATTTCTATTGCATGGCCACCAATATATTCCTTTCCTTTTGGTAAAATTCCATCTTGATCAGGATAATAATTTTTATACCAAGGCATTGAAACTACTACAGAATTTTTATATTGGAAAATCGCCTGCTTTATTTCCTCCCAACCTTTAGTGTAACCAGGTTCAATATCTATTCTCCAATAACTTTTGCTTTTATGCTTCTCAGCTTGTTTATAAACATGCTCTGGAATATTTTTAGTATCAATATACTCTTCCCAACTCATTGATGCTTCAGGTTCTCTAAAATAGCCTTCTGGACAAACTCCATATTTTTGAACTACTTTAAAAGTATTCCTTGTATAAGCTCCCCAATTAGTATTTCCTTCTATTTCTTTAGTCTTTGCCATGATAAAACGAGCTGACATTTCTTCTCCTTCCTGTTTTTCTTTATGGTGAGCTTGTGCCTGACTTGTACATGAAGGTCTGCTGAATTGATTATTGGGATTAAATTTCTCAAACAATTCAAATTTTTCTGGTAATCTAACTGGTTTTTGAATACCAACCAATCTAAAATCCCTCCGATCTTTTTTGTCTCGGAGACAGCCTAAATTATTTTGTATATTTTTAGACATAATTTTTGAAAGGCGGGAGAGTAGAAAAGTATAGCTGAAATTTTTACTCGTCTTCGGTTTCAGTACTTTCTTACTCTCCTTCAACTGTGAAATAAGATACTAAAACTTTGTGACATTTTTGGCAAACCAGCATTCTATAATTCTTGTGAACTACTTGATAAACTTTTTGATAACTTTTGTAGTCTTTACAGTATCCTATT
Encoded here:
- a CDS encoding C1 family peptidase translates to MSKNIQNNLGCLRDKKDRRDFRLVGIQKPVRLPEKFELFEKFNPNNQFSRPSCTSQAQAHHKEKQEGEEMSARFIMAKTKEIEGNTNWGAYTRNTFKVVQKYGVCPEGYFREPEASMSWEEYIDTKNIPEHVYKQAEKHKSKSYWRIDIEPGYTKGWEEIKQAIFQYKNSVVVSMPWYKNYYPDQDGILPKGKEYIGGHAIEIVGWDKDLFKAKNSWGENWGPMNGYFFIAEGRHKIWDAWVSLDLEERYPVDDYYNYPRRWVDYLKELKVVTNPWLWAKIKRAPSPKEVTALRFYWPYEAVFEGKYGNKWLYLTFPEYLKQYEKQSQK
- a CDS encoding tyrosine-type recombinase/integrase, whose product is MLLKDKKISNLKLADTAAIVEGGKAHGEYGPQRAACVWRNFLKFLKDNGVKLPFDYRDIEIPKMPQLPVEYLTLDEINLLRDSIKTDDLASLRTRALMEVLLDTGMRIGEAITLNKKDIDWEKKEAVIKNIKSKEKEKVYFTDRSLSWIKKYLKRRKDNLEALFVSGRGRLLSVTARGFLRTHTKNLGLKKHICHHIFRKSFATHLIRNGANLKDTQYLCRHKSERTTLRVYVGIEKENAKKTHQKILTKIF